From the Syntrophomonadaceae bacterium genome, the window AGAACGTCGGTCGTGATGTTTTCGCCTTTAGCCAACTTGGCGATGGAGGCGGTGCTTATGCCCGTCGCTCTCTTTAAATCCTGCTTGTTCATCTTCTTATCAAGCATTAAATGCCAAAGTTTGTTGTAGCTGATTCCCACCGGAAAGCCTCCTTATCCGTCCATGTCACGGACTG encodes:
- a CDS encoding helix-turn-helix transcriptional regulator, translating into MGISYNKLWHLMLDKKMNKQDLKRATGISTASIAKLAKGENITTDVLVKICKALDCELEDIMQLSRDG